Genomic segment of Hoplias malabaricus isolate fHopMal1 chromosome 14, fHopMal1.hap1, whole genome shotgun sequence:
caatccTGGGGCAGcccggtggtgcagcaggttattgtcacagtcacacagctccagggacatggaggttgtgggttcgattcccgctccgggtgactgtctgtaaggagtgtggtgtgttctccctgtgtctgtgtgagtttcctccgggtgactgtctgtgaggagtgtggtgtgttctctctgtgtctgcgtgggtttcctccaggtgactgtctgtgaggagtgtggtgtgttctccctgtgtctgcgtgggtttcctctgggtgctctggtttcctcccacagtccaaaaacacacattggtaggtggattggtgactcaaaagtatccgtaggggtgtgtgtgtgtgtgtgtgtgtgttgccctgtgaaggactggcgccccctcctgggtgtattcccaccttgtgcccaatgattccaggtaggctctggacccaccgcgaccctgaactggataagggttacagataatgaatgaatattataatCCTATTATttcctatcacatcccaaaaaaaacacgttggtaggcggacttactgtgtgaaactgtctataatctacagtgtgtgtgagtgacttggtgagtgtgtgaaaaatgactgggtgagggtgtggtGCCCTGGGATGAACCCagagtccagggtgtgtttttccttccctgtgccctgtgattccgggcTGGCTCTGGccacaccacgaccctgaaccaGATGatgctgttacagaaaatgaatgaatgaatgaatgtataataataagCTAATAACCGAAGTCACAGCATGTGCTGGAGAGGTAGAAAGCTCCACGTagagcagtagaactgtgtaCTCTGGGGTGACGGAGCTCCATCTAATGCCTTGGGGATGAGTTGGAGAggcgtttgtgatccagaactaatcagtcCATCATCCAGCAGCAGTACCTCATCTCACTAATGCCATCGTGCCATTAATAACAGTGCGTACTCTTCCAGGAAGGCTTTACCCTGCACATCAGAGTACATGGTGTGTAATGAACACAGAGAGCAGACACAAGGCGTGTACCTTATAAAGCATCGCTGATTATACGTAAACATACATGCAGTTATTTTTATTCCCAAATAAATGGAGACCGACCAGATCACTTCTCAGAAACACTCCAGTTTTCGACGTGGTCTGTTTATTGACTTGTCAGATGTCTGAAAAGAGGGAAGTAGAATGGGACACGGTCCTAAATAAGTCCATTGAGGATGCAATATAACTGCCATGCTGTAAAAGAAGACACACAAATCCTTCTGCGTTTGATAAGCTCCTGTAACCCACTTTCCAACAACAAGCAGACGCACAGCCAGCTGTTTAAATGAAGAGGAACTGAACATAATCAAATTGAAGATCAGAAAACCATCATGTGCTTGGCATTTACTGCCCAGAGGCTGCCTTTTCTTCATTCGCAAACATCCACTGAAACGTAAcgtaattaaaaacaaaacaaaacaaaaaaataaaataaaataaaaaaagcactgAAGGTATTGGAcaagtttatttttttccagttcATATGAAGTGATTCTTGCTTTGTCAGGTTCAGTCAgtgcgtcctgtgggcagctgTGAAGCGAGTGCGCCCCCTGGTGGACAGAACAGAGTTCTGAGATTTCTTGGACCCTCAGTAAATGTTGATTAGCACTGAACCTAAAGGCCCACGTTTATCAGTCATCACTGGATAAGAATGATGCTCTTTCTTGATTTCCTGGACTTTGCATTTGAATGAACACCGATATGGACAAAATGGCTTCTCGTTCGGTGTGATAAATACAGACCTTTGAGACTTCCAGCTGCTGAGTAGAGCTAGCAGCCCGATAGCCTCGCAGCTAAGGAGTACTACGGAGCATTAAGGGTGAGTTTGATACGAAGCAAAACCGATCGTTACTGAGGCACGCAGTTCAAGATTCTCAAAGTAATCCAGACATgatagacacacaaacaaacacacatatatacagtcATTCAGCTCTGCAAAGACTCCACGGCCTGTTTTCCACGTAAATCCCTCCCATTATTGAAAACGACCCTGTAAACTCTGAGAAAATGTAAATTAGTCGGCCCATAAATGATTCGTCACAGTCAGATCAATTAAACTGATGTTTACAATTTAAATTCCTGTTTCCATGGACACACTGTTGGTAGAAAGAAGACAAAGAgacatgaggaaaaaaaaagcccaaaaaataacaaatgatgAGCTTAGTTTGGACCCCATCCTCGGTTCTGTTGGATGTAGCGGGTCCAAGTGAGTGAGCGCTTGCACAGGTGAGTGTTCCGCTCGGTAAGCACCTGAGACTGACACACAGCTCACCCTCGGGTGTCTGAAAGTGTCCAGAGTTGTCGGAGCTGATGCTGCTGTCAGTCTCTTTAGTTATGGCTGTGTTATACCTACCACTGGGCTCAAAAGAGGAGGTCAAAGTTCATCTTTTTCCATCTGCTTGAACGCCTCCAAGTCCTCCTGCCAATCAGCCATTAAAGAGTCTACGGACTGGTTGTTAGCGTCTTCGTCCTCTGCAGGCTCTTCCCCCGCAGACTCAGGTGTTTCGTTCTTATGCTCCGCCTCTGGCTGTTCTGACTCCTCCCCCACTATCTCCTGTTCCTGAGTGGtgaactgtgattggtcagggctTGATGAAGGGGCGGGGCTATTATGGTCCTCTGTGCAGCAATCCTCGTCCTCTGTTTCGTCCGCACCTGGGAGAGCAATTGTAGGACTGTTTAGTCATTTTAATGgctttctgttttattataatattatgtctCTCTCGGTTCCTGAGGccaaatattaaaatgtcaaaCAGGTGTGTGCTGCTTGATTCCAgtgtgggagtgagagagagtgaaggaaagagacggagagagagagagagagagagagagtgaaagagagagagtgaaggagagaggcagacagacagagagagagagagagagagaaggagagagagagagagagagagagtgaaggagagagacagaaagagagagagagtgaaggagtgtgaaggagagaaacagagaggagagagagtgaaagagagagaatgaaggagagaggcagacagacagagagagagagagaaagagagagagagagagagagagaaggagagagagagagagaaggagagagagagagagagagagagtgaaggagagagacagaaagagagagagagtgaaggagtgtgaaggagagaaacagagaggagagagagtgaaagagagagaatgaaggagagaggcagacagacagagagagagagagagagagagagagagagagagagagaaggagagagagagagagaaagagactatGATCCCAGACCAGTTGTGTCTCAGAAAATGAGGTTTGGTGCCAAATTCAGGGCTGAAGAAAAAAAGACTTGGAATGCAACCATCATCAACAGTCCATGATCACCATAATCACACATATACAGAAGCGTACAAGTTATACACACTCATTTTTAACAAACAGGCATTAACAGACATGCATGTAATTCAGAATTTATGAAAGTGTGGATCAGTGGTGACACAGCATGCAGAGGCCAACACCGCCTTAAACTGCAACCACGATTTTCGGCACAGCCCAGTTCCAACTCTAATCTGCCACCCCTGATGTGACCTAACAGGTGGACTTTGATTAGGGGGGGAGGTCAGGAAGGTTTGAGCAGAACCTGACGCCACTGACAGGATCCGTGAGCTTGTATGATGATGTCAATCAAATCCCATCACAGGCCAGAATGTGTCTACACCGTTCAGGGAATTAATCTAACCTCTGATATTAATATTTCACATCCCAGTACTGATCTTGATTATTCAAATTGTGTGAGACATAGGGTTGGAACTGGACTCCCAGAGATCAAGGCCCTGTCCTGCCTTAAACGGTGCTGTGTGATCCAAGGGTGGACAAACAATGCACTCGAGATGAAGTTGAGAGGATGTAGAGCAATACTTACTGCCATCCAACAGGGCGCCCGGCAGGGCTTTCCCTTTAAATATGGCTTCTGTTCATCCGgaggaaagagagatagagagaaataaaaagataaacacagacacatgacagacacagagcgagagagagatagcaagcgagcaagagagagagagagacagacagagagagagaaagagagacagatagcaagcgagcaagagagagagtgagagatagcaaagagaaagggagtgaaggagagatagtgagagatagcaaagagaaagtgagtgaaggagagacagagatagcaagcgagcaagagagagagagtgaaggagagagacagagtgtgagtgaaggagagacagagagagagagagagcgagagagatagtaagcgagcaagagagagagatagtaagcgagcaagagagagtgaaggagagagagagagagtgaaggagagagagagagaaagagaaagagagagacagacagagagggagatgcTCAGTTACCAACACGGTAATAGCCAAAGAACAAAAGGAAAAGACAGAAAGGAGAAATTGGACAGACACCAGcttattttaatatagtttCATTGTCTTGCTTTAGTTACAACCTCAATAGAAACAATAGAGTTctttcatattttacattttgataaatagcttaaaattatttattttgtgcaaAAAATGTGTGCAGAAAATATTTCGTTTTAAAGAAAAGCATTATAAATGTATCCCGTGTCCCTATAAAAGGGAAGGGTTCTGTCTGAGGACACGCTCAGTCTCCATGTCTCTCCTCATGTCTCACCTCTATCTCGTGCTTTCTCGCTCAGCAGCACCTCCACCTCCCTGTGCTCTTTCAGCGCCTCCAACAGGATATTCCCTTCTTTGTGGAACAGGAAAAGGAGTGGCAGAGTGACATCATCAGTGCTCCGCCCATCTCCTGCCATCTGGAAGAGTGGTGCTGTGTCGCTGCTGCTGCCCTCGTTGTCGTCTgagagacagaggacagaatattaaaaacaaGCAGTGATGTCCCTGAAGTGCTAAAGGCTATTCCAACACACCATGTAGTGCCATGAGATAAAGAAGTGACAGCACCAATTAACATTTTATACTTGAGCTCGGGTTCAAGTTCAAACTGTCTTCAAGCTGGGTTTAAGATGAGCAAGTTTGATTTGAACAGTTTTCCTTTATAAATTTAGATTGAGTAAAAGatcggtggtgcagcaggtaggtgtcgcagtcacacagctctagggacctggaggttgtgggttcgagtcccgctccgggagactgtctgtgaggagtgtggtgtgttctccctgtgtctgcgtgggtttcctccggttgactgtctgtgaggagtgtggtgtgttctctctgtgtctgcgtgggtttcctccggttgactgtctgtgaggagtgtggtgtgttctccctgtgtctgcgtgggtttcctccggttgactgtctgtgaggagtgtggtgtgttctctctgtgtctgcgtgggtttcctccggttgactgtctgtgaggagtgtggtgtgttctccctgtgtctgcgtgggtttcctagcgggtgactgtctgtgaggagtgtggtgtgttctccctgtgtctgcgtgggtttcctccgggtgactgtctgtgaggagtgtggtgtgttctccctgtgtctgcgtgggtttcctccgggtgactgtctgtgaggagtgtggtgtgttctccctgtgtctgcgtgggtttcctccggttgattgtctgtgaggagtgtggtgtgttctccttgtgtctgcgtgggtttcctccgggtgactgtctgtgaggagtgtggtgtgttctccctgtgtctgcgtgggtttcctccggttgactgtctgtgaggagtgtggtgtgttctccctgtgtctgcgtgggtttcctccgggtgactgtctgtgaggagtgtggtgtgttctctctgtgtctgcgtgggtttcctccgggtgctccggtttcctcccacagtccaaaaacacacgatggtaggtcaattggcgactcaaaagtcgtaggtgtgagtgaatgtgtgtgttgtcctgtgaaggactggtgccaccttgcgcccaatgattccaggtaggctctggacacaccgcaaccctgaactggataagtgcttacaggtaatgaatgaatgtatcgtTTTTCAAAATGACACCGCTTGACACGACACGACACGTCCGGTATGTGGGGGCAATAAACTGCTCCTTGAAGTTAGAGCTGCtgtatataacatatgaatggaAATGAGATGCAGTGATATATCCAGGCATCTGCATCGTGTGTCATTCACCTTCTTTTGCGTTCATATTAGAACCATAATTAATAACAACTTTTAACATTATTTTCTCTAATAGTGACACTGATGACATCCATTATCCAGTTAAAATCTTGGGTCTTATATTTACATCCTGTTCATCAGCAATTTGTTTGAAAACTAAATAACTAATATGTACCCAAACGCTCTCCATGGGGGAACAATTCTGTGCTTCAGTGTGTCCTTTGTTAATTACAGCTCCTCACTCACCTATGACAATGCCTCCGATAGCTCCAGCTTTCTGGATGTTTCTGGCTTTCTCAGCAAACATGCACTGCCCCCTCTGCAGCAGAGCGATGCGACCTGCCACAAATTCAGCATTACTCAACATGGAACAACCTGAGTACGGCTCGGCTACTGTCACAGAACCCCGCACCTGTgtgagaccgagagagagagagagagagaaagggaaagagagaaagaaagagagagagagagagagggaaaaagagagagagagagagaaagggaaagagagagagagagagagagagaaagggaaagagaaagagagatagagaaagagaaagagatagagatagagaaagagaaagagagagagagagagagaaagagaaagagagagagagagagaaagagaaagagagagagagagagagaaagagagggagagagggagagagagagaaagagagagagagaaagagagggagagaaaaacaaaaattaaaagaGAAAGGTGATCCAGAATATTTTGCACTGAAAAGATTTTGGTAAAGATAGTCACTGACTTGGGACATACTGACCCCCAAGTTGCTCTTAGAAAGGTCCATTCCAAATTGTGCAGGTCCAGCGGTAAGTACCACTCTGCCAAAGAAGGGGTGTGATATGATCTGCACAGCGCGAGGAGGAAGCTGCTCTTTCTGCTGCTGACTGGACAGCTCCATCATTTCCTGCATGAAGCGCATCCCGTCTTCAGCTGCTACCGCACTCactgcctacacacacacacacacacacacaccggattTTAGAGAATCCTAAACCATCTAGAGTTTTTTCTCTAGCACTGTGTAAATAAACCATAGGCATGGACTCACTTGTGTAGCATGCTGTACAAGCTGTACTCTCCCATCCTTCAGATGAATCAGACTGACCCCCATCCTCCTCAGGAGCTCCAGGTGCTCTGGGTTATTCGCCATGAAATCGTGAGCTCTCAGAGGAGCACGACCCATTCCCGGCTccctgagaaaaagagaaagaaagagaaaaaaatcatattCATGCCAACAATTAAAGTATAGTAGCATCTTCAACAGAATATCATTATCCCTCTCCACGCGTCTCACCGAGGGAGACTGGGGCGGGGACAACTCTTGTCCACGGCACTCCTGATCGGCTCGCGGAAGTTCCGTGGGTAGGCAGGGTCAGGGAAGAGGAGACGGGTGTTGGGACACGTCCACTCAAAGTTTGAGTCATCTAGCTCCTCCACTGCCTGttacacgagagagagagagtggaactGATTTACATTCTGTTTATGAAATCTAATCATACTCCATCCCTGTCTGAGAAACCCGAACAGCAGACAGTACCGTGGAGTTGTCTGTAGGGGGCGCGTGAGAGCGCAGGGCCGTGGAGAGCGACAGCGGGAGCAGGTGAGCTTCTGTGGTGAAGATGTATTCCTCCACATCAAAGGGCAAATCCTCCTCCTCGGCAAAGATCAGGAACAGGTACTTAAACATCTCCGCCAGGAAGAACGAGTCCATGCTGGAATGGAACAGACAGAGGATGAAAGAGACGACAGAAACAACGTGAGACGTGGTCGCAAACGGGACAGAGACTCCCTCTCTCACCGATCTTCGTGGCTTCCGGTCCGGACGTCCTTCATGGCGGCAAAGCCACAGGGGACACGAGCGAAGCGGTTCAAGTTTTCCAGAACGGTCCGTCCTACCTCCAGGTAATACGGGTCCCTGGTCGCCTGAGAGAATGAAAACACAGGACAGATTAATAACAACAGGCTTTGTCTGATCTCTAGACCTGTTTCTGAGAGATGTTTATTAAATGACTGTGGCATACCAAACCTCTTAACTCAGCAGAGTGGTCACGGTGCCAATAAGTGTTACTCACTCTGCTACTAGTAAATTAGAACCCGTTTAGCGGGAGGCAGATTCTGCAGAATGCAGGAAGTGCCATCATAGCAGAATGTACTTCATGAACGTGATAGAAAACCCAGAATGACACTTCAGCGAATATTTCACTGATAAAGCAAACACCCTGTAGATAATGTAGAGGTGTGGTTCTAGGTCTGTGGTTTTGCAGTTGAACTTTACGAGCCAGTGAGGAAACGTCAGTGTGGTGACAGAGGCAAAACCCTAGTGGACACGGTGCTATCTAGAACCCTGTTATATAACAGATATTCAGAACAGTCTGTCCGTCTTAAATatcatatatatttgttttcagcAAGGTTCCTTGTGGTTCGGGTCATTGGCACCGTGTACAAATCCCATACCTTATAAAGGAAGTAGGTGCTCTCAGCAAACTCAGGTCTCAGAGGATGCTGTGCCCAGTGGACCCTAAAGTCTGTAGTAAACGCCTGTGAccagaaagagaggaaagaaaagagagagagagagggatataaACAGAAGGGGACCGGATGTGAGCAAGAGATGTTACTGAACCGGTTTAGGCAAAGTGAAGAAGCACAGTGTAACTGATAGTCGAAGTGTACTGTCCCATGACACATGTCTGCAGgcatcaaaaaaataaaaaataaaggccAGACACAAAAAGGGGAACCTACCTCAGGAAGGAAGTTGTGTTTTTTGGTAACCTGGTACAGCATTTCATGGGTTTCAATAGCTGGCCGGATATCCCCTTTCAACACCTATAAAAACGCATCACCaagtgaaaaacacattttacagtACATTAACTTTACAGAAATTGGCCCCAGCCCATGGAGGTAGTAAGGAGTGTTTTATACTCAACATGTGATGCAACCAGTGACCATCTGCATTATATATCTACTCTACTATTTGTTTAAgtgattattttatatattcgGTCATATTTGGGAGAATTAATCACTCTTTTATTtgtcaatccacacactggaggaaacccatgcagacacagggagaacacaccaactcctcacagacagtcacccggaggaaacccacgcagacacagggagaacacaccacactcctcacagacagtcacccggaggacacccacgcagacacagggagaacataccacactcctcacagacagtcacccggaggaaacccacgcagacacagggagaacacaccacactcctcacagacagtcacccggaggacacccacgcagacacagggagaacacaccacactcctcacagacagtgacccggaggaaacccacgcagacacagggagaacacaccacactcctcacagacagtcacccggaggacacccacgcagacacagggagaacacaccacactcctcacagacagtcacccggaggaaacccacacagacacagagagaacacaccacactcctcacagacagtcacccggaggaaacccacacagacacagagagaacacaccacactcctcacagacagtaacccagaggaaacccacgcagacacaggaagaacacaccacactcctcacagacagtcacccagaggaaacccacacagacacagggagaacccaccacactcctcacagacagtcaaccggaggaaacccacgcagacactgagagaacacaccacactcctcacagacagtcaaccggaggaaacccacacagacactgagagaacacaccacactcctcacagacagtcacccggaggaaacccacacagacacagagagaacacaccacactcctcacagacagtcacccggaggaaacccaagcagacacagggagaacacaccacactcctcacagactgtcacccggagcaggaatcaaacccacaacctccaagcccctggagctgtgtgactgcgacaccacctgctgcgccaccgtgccgacTTGCCTCCTCTCAATATTTGCCAACATAAATATCCAAACAGTTAACTAACGAAAGGTTCCTCTGTGTGTAACGTTGCGTCCAGGCATTTTAAAATCACCTGCAGGCCGGGGAAGAAAGCAAGTAGAGAGTCCATCCATGTGCGTGCCGGTAGCAGGGGCTTGTGGATATGGACATCCAGCAGCAGGGGAGGCTGGCTGATGTACTTCATTATGGACGCGTAGTGCTGAAACACAGTTGGGTTAAGGTTAGGATAATGAGCAAAAGTGACCTTGTACAACATCACAGCGGCACAAAACCACTTGCCgctttttaattcagtttacTGTGTCCGGAAAAGTTGGTCAATAACAACAATACAAACAGCCACTAAGAGCAACTTATGAAGAAATTACAGATGAAGCCAAGTACAGGATTTAAGATTATTTATGCAAACAGTACGAGGTCTGGTTGGGGTCAAGTACAAAACATGCataatttgtttttctatttttaaagaaaacgaATACagacatatttaaataattatgcgACATGAACCCAATCACA
This window contains:
- the edem3 gene encoding ER degradation-enhancing alpha-mannosidase-like protein 3 isoform X1, which codes for MWRLWMFGPAMMSSSFVLLLLLGFFIQLSQAITREEKHRLRNQVVEMFDHAYQNYMDHAYPADELMPLTCRGRVRGLEPSRGDVDDALGKFSLTLIDTLDTLVLLNKTVEFEEAVKRVLKDVRFDNDIVVSVFETNIRVLGGLLGGHSMAVMLKERGERMLWYNDELLHMAKDLGIRLLPAFNTSSGLPYPRVNLRHGVQGPETRTGTETDTCTACAGTIILEFAALSRFTGDPIFEAHARRALDFLWEKRQRNSNLVGTTINIHSGEWVRRDSGVGAGIDSYYEYLLKAYVLLGDDQFLQRFNIHYASIMKYISQPPLLLDVHIHKPLLPARTWMDSLLAFFPGLQVLKGDIRPAIETHEMLYQVTKKHNFLPEAFTTDFRVHWAQHPLRPEFAESTYFLYKATRDPYYLEVGRTVLENLNRFARVPCGFAAMKDVRTGSHEDRMDSFFLAEMFKYLFLIFAEEEDLPFDVEEYIFTTEAHLLPLSLSTALRSHAPPTDNSTAVEELDDSNFEWTCPNTRLLFPDPAYPRNFREPIRSAVDKSCPRPSLPREPGMGRAPLRAHDFMANNPEHLELLRRMGVSLIHLKDGRVQLVQHATQAVSAVAAEDGMRFMQEMMELSSQQQKEQLPPRAVQIISHPFFGRVVLTAGPAQFGMDLSKSNLGVRGSVTVAEPYSGCSMLSNAEFVAGRIALLQRGQCMFAEKARNIQKAGAIGGIVIDDNEGSSSDTAPLFQMAGDGRSTDDVTLPLLFLFHKEGNILLEALKEHREVEVLLSEKARDREAIFKGKALPGALLDGSADETEDEDCCTEDHNSPAPSSSPDQSQFTTQEQEIVGEESEQPEAEHKNETPESAGEEPAEDEDANNQSVDSLMADWQEDLEAFKQMEKDEL
- the edem3 gene encoding ER degradation-enhancing alpha-mannosidase-like protein 3 isoform X2, whose protein sequence is MWRLWMFGPAMMSSSFVLLLLLGFFIQLSQAITREEKHRLRNQVVEMFDHAYQNYMDHAYPADELMPLTCRGRVRGLEPSRGDVDDALGKFSLTLIDTLDTLVLLNKTVEFEEAVKRVLKDVRFDNDIVVSVFETNIRVLGGLLGGHSMAVMLKERGERMLWYNDELLHMAKDLGIRLLPAFNTSSGLPYPRVNLRHGVQGPETRTGTETDTCTACAGTIILEFAALSRFTGDPIFEAHARRALDFLWEKRQRNSNLVGTTINIHSGEWVRRDSGVGAGIDSYYEYLLKAYVLLGDDQFLQRFNIHYASIMKYISQPPLLLDVHIHKPLLPARTWMDSLLAFFPGLQVLKGDIRPAIETHEMLYQVTKKHNFLPEAFTTDFRVHWAQHPLRPEFAESTYFLYKATRDPYYLEVGRTVLENLNRFARVPCGFAAMKDVRTGSHEDRMDSFFLAEMFKYLFLIFAEEEDLPFDVEEYIFTTEAHLLPLSLSTALRSHAPPTDNSTAVEELDDSNFEWTCPNTRLLFPDPAYPRNFREPIRSAVDKSCPRPSLPREPGMGRAPLRAHDFMANNPEHLELLRRMGVSLIHLKDGRVQLVQHATQAVSAVAAEDGMRFMQEMMELSSQQQKEQLPPRAVQIISHPFFGRVVLTAGPAQFGMDLSKSNLGVRGSVTVAEPYSGCSMLSNAEFVAGRIALLQRGQCMFAEKARNIQKAGAIGGIVIDDNEGSSSDTAPLFQMAGDGRSTDDVTLPLLFLFHKEGNILLEALKEHREVEVLLSEKARDRGADETEDEDCCTEDHNSPAPSSSPDQSQFTTQEQEIVGEESEQPEAEHKNETPESAGEEPAEDEDANNQSVDSLMADWQEDLEAFKQMEKDEL